The following are encoded in a window of Paraburkholderia sp. HP33-1 genomic DNA:
- the lptB gene encoding LPS export ABC transporter ATP-binding protein — MTPLPHRKPAGTSSSLVVRNLKKRYGSRTVVKDVSLDVKSGEVVGLLGPNGAGKTTSFYMIVGLVPLDAGEIDLDGKSISLLPIHKRASLGLSYLPQEASVFRKLSVEQNIRAVLELQHEENGKRLSKEAITSRTEALLDELQIAHLRENPALSLSGGERRRVEIARALATNPSFILLDEPFAGVDPIAVLEIQKIVKFLKQRNIGVLITDHNVRETLGICDHAYIISDGSVLAAGAPSDIIENESVRRVYLGEHFRM, encoded by the coding sequence ATCACGCCCCTCCCCCATCGCAAGCCGGCCGGCACCAGCAGCTCGCTGGTCGTGCGCAATCTGAAGAAGCGCTATGGCTCGCGCACGGTCGTCAAGGACGTGTCGCTCGACGTGAAGAGCGGCGAAGTGGTCGGTCTGCTCGGCCCGAATGGCGCCGGCAAGACCACGTCGTTCTACATGATTGTCGGCCTCGTGCCGCTCGACGCCGGCGAAATCGATCTGGATGGCAAATCGATCAGCCTGCTGCCCATTCACAAACGCGCATCGCTCGGCCTGTCGTATCTGCCGCAGGAAGCGTCGGTGTTCCGTAAGCTGAGCGTCGAGCAGAATATTCGCGCGGTGCTGGAATTGCAGCACGAAGAAAACGGCAAGCGCCTCAGCAAAGAGGCGATCACGTCGCGCACCGAAGCGCTGCTCGACGAGTTGCAGATCGCGCATCTGCGTGAAAATCCGGCGTTGTCGCTGTCGGGCGGTGAGCGTCGTCGCGTTGAAATCGCACGCGCTCTGGCAACCAACCCGAGCTTCATTCTGCTCGACGAACCGTTCGCGGGCGTCGATCCGATCGCGGTTCTGGAAATCCAGAAGATCGTCAAGTTTCTGAAGCAGCGCAATATCGGCGTCCTGATTACCGACCACAACGTGCGCGAAACGCTCGGCATCTGCGACCACGCGTACATCATCAGCGACGGCAGCGTGCTGGCCGCCGGCGCGCCCAGCGACATCATCGAAAACGAGAGCGTGCGGCGCGTCTATCTGGGCGAGCACTTCCGCATGTAA
- the hpf gene encoding ribosome hibernation-promoting factor, HPF/YfiA family — MNLKISGHHLEVTPALREYVITKLDRVLRHFDQVIDGSVVLSVDNHKEKDKRQKVEINLHLKGKDIFVESCDSDLYAAIDLMIDKLDRQVIRHKDRLQGHQHEAIKYQPAPQQDVPPQ, encoded by the coding sequence ATGAATCTCAAGATCAGTGGACACCACCTCGAAGTAACGCCTGCGTTGCGCGAATACGTGATCACCAAACTAGACAGGGTGCTAAGACATTTCGATCAGGTCATCGACGGCAGTGTGGTCCTCTCGGTCGACAACCATAAGGAAAAGGACAAGCGTCAAAAGGTGGAAATCAACCTCCACCTGAAGGGTAAGGATATCTTCGTCGAGAGTTGTGACAGTGATTTGTACGCTGCGATCGATCTGATGATCGACAAGCTCGACAGGCAGGTGATACGCCACAAGGATCGTCTGCAAGGCCATCAGCACGAAGCGATCAAGTATCAGCCGGCGCCGCAACAAGACGTGCCGCCGCAATAG
- the lptA gene encoding lipopolysaccharide transport periplasmic protein LptA, with protein sequence MNESFPRFDTSRSRALSACRAGLAALVVALPLVGFAPLAHADRADKDKPLNIEADNMTYDDLRQVSIFTGHVVATKGTILIKADRVEVSQDPQGYQYATGTSSGNNLSYFRQKREGLDEYIEGTAIRIDYDGKRDLTTLTTNATVRRLQSMTTLLDQVHGSVITYDGQNDFYTAKAGKDVAGPGNPTGRVRAMLAPRNAGAAPLTGASATLTPSNSIEGAPNQ encoded by the coding sequence ATGAACGAATCGTTCCCCCGTTTTGATACCAGCCGCTCGCGCGCGCTGTCCGCGTGCCGCGCCGGACTCGCCGCGCTCGTCGTCGCGCTGCCGCTCGTCGGCTTCGCGCCGCTCGCGCACGCCGACCGCGCCGACAAGGACAAGCCGCTGAACATCGAAGCGGACAACATGACTTACGACGACCTGCGGCAGGTCAGCATCTTTACCGGCCACGTGGTCGCGACCAAAGGGACGATCCTGATCAAAGCCGATCGCGTCGAAGTGTCGCAAGACCCGCAGGGCTACCAGTACGCGACCGGCACCTCGAGCGGCAACAATCTGTCGTATTTCCGCCAGAAGCGCGAGGGGCTCGACGAGTACATCGAGGGTACGGCCATCCGTATCGACTACGACGGCAAGCGGGATCTGACCACGCTAACCACCAACGCGACTGTGCGCCGCCTGCAGAGCATGACGACGCTGCTCGACCAGGTGCACGGCAGCGTGATCACCTACGACGGCCAGAATGACTTCTATACCGCGAAGGCGGGCAAGGACGTCGCCGGTCCGGGCAACCCGACCGGCCGAGTGCGCGCGATGCTGGCGCCCCGCAACGCCGGCGCCGCGCCGCTGACCGGCGCGTCGGCCACGCTCACGCCGTCCAACTCGATCGAGGGAGCGCCGAACCAGTGA
- a CDS encoding PTS sugar transporter subunit IIA, translated as MERHSTAPVGRTQATFSPVKMNRLAKFLPLENVVIGLSVTSKKRVFEQAGLIFENQNGIARSTVTDNLFARERLGSTGLGEGVAIPHGRIKGLKQPLAAFVRLAEPIPFEAPDGQPVSLLIFLLVPEQATQQHLEILSEIAQLLSDRDARERLHTETDRESLHRLLTQWQP; from the coding sequence ATGGAACGCCACTCAACCGCCCCGGTGGGGAGAACTCAGGCCACGTTTTCGCCTGTCAAAATGAATCGTTTAGCCAAATTTCTTCCCCTCGAGAACGTCGTCATCGGACTATCGGTCACCAGCAAGAAACGCGTGTTCGAGCAAGCGGGCCTGATCTTCGAGAACCAGAACGGCATCGCCCGCAGTACCGTCACAGACAATCTTTTTGCGCGAGAACGACTCGGCTCGACCGGGCTCGGCGAAGGCGTCGCGATTCCGCATGGGCGGATCAAGGGCCTCAAGCAGCCGCTCGCCGCATTCGTCAGACTCGCCGAACCCATCCCCTTCGAAGCGCCGGACGGCCAGCCGGTCTCGCTGCTGATCTTCCTGCTCGTCCCCGAACAGGCCACTCAACAGCACCTCGAAATTCTTTCCGAGATCGCGCAACTGCTGTCCGATCGCGACGCCCGCGAGCGGTTGCACACCGAAACAGACCGCGAATCGTTGCATCGCCTGCTCACTCAGTGGCAACCTTGA
- a CDS encoding RNA polymerase factor sigma-54, translating into MKASLQLRLSQHLALTPQLQQSIRLLQLSTLELQQEVAMAISQNPLLENEDEWIASPLRVAADGTVIAQTPGSSSAPVDPMAGNGSASSEGSGERAESGEPQGVDEYNGLGGDGGGDSSQWNLDDYGRSGNASDDDDLPPLQIHESSTSLRDHLMAQLRVTQASPRDRALITFLIESLDDDGYLAATLEEVLADLPEELEVDLDELNAALALLHSFDPSGVGARSASECLKLQLLRLDPSPTRTLALDIVGHYLELLAARDFTRLRKHLKASDDELRDAHVLIRSLEPFPGAAYGKAEADYVVPDIMVRKTAQGWQAELNPEVVPKLRINHLYANILRNNRGDPGSGSLRQQLQEARWLIKNIQQRFETILRVAQAIVERQKSFFVHGEIAMRPLVLREIADTLGLHESTVSRVTTGKYMLTPFGTLEFKYFFGSHVSTDTGGAASSTAIRALIKQLIGAENPKSPLSDSRIAELLAEQGFVVARRTVAKYREALKIPAVNLRKSL; encoded by the coding sequence ATGAAAGCCAGCCTCCAACTCCGCCTATCGCAGCATCTTGCGCTGACGCCGCAACTGCAACAGTCCATCCGGCTGCTACAGCTGTCGACGCTCGAATTGCAGCAGGAAGTCGCCATGGCGATCTCGCAGAATCCGCTCCTCGAAAACGAAGACGAGTGGATCGCGAGCCCGTTGCGGGTGGCGGCCGACGGTACCGTGATAGCCCAGACGCCCGGCTCCTCCTCCGCGCCGGTCGATCCGATGGCGGGCAACGGCTCGGCATCGTCCGAGGGCTCCGGCGAGCGCGCCGAAAGCGGCGAGCCGCAGGGTGTCGACGAATACAACGGCCTCGGCGGTGACGGCGGCGGCGATTCGTCGCAATGGAACCTCGACGACTACGGCCGCTCCGGCAACGCGTCGGACGACGACGACCTGCCTCCCCTGCAAATCCACGAATCGAGCACGTCGCTGCGCGACCATCTGATGGCGCAACTGCGCGTCACCCAGGCGAGCCCGCGCGACCGCGCGCTCATCACGTTCCTGATCGAATCGCTCGACGACGACGGCTATCTCGCCGCGACGCTCGAAGAAGTGTTGGCCGACCTGCCTGAAGAACTCGAAGTCGATCTCGACGAACTGAATGCTGCGCTTGCGCTGCTGCATAGCTTCGACCCGTCGGGAGTCGGCGCGCGGTCCGCGTCCGAATGTCTGAAGCTGCAATTGCTGCGGCTCGATCCATCGCCTACGCGCACGCTTGCGCTAGACATTGTCGGCCATTACCTGGAACTGCTCGCCGCGCGCGATTTCACGCGCCTGCGCAAGCACCTGAAGGCCAGCGACGACGAACTGCGCGACGCGCACGTGCTCATCCGCTCGCTCGAACCATTTCCGGGCGCCGCCTACGGCAAGGCCGAAGCGGACTACGTGGTGCCCGACATCATGGTGCGCAAAACAGCACAGGGCTGGCAAGCGGAACTGAATCCTGAGGTGGTACCGAAGCTGCGCATCAACCATCTGTACGCGAATATTCTGCGCAATAACCGCGGCGATCCGGGCAGCGGATCGTTGCGCCAGCAACTTCAGGAAGCACGCTGGCTGATCAAAAACATCCAGCAGCGATTCGAGACGATCCTGCGGGTTGCGCAGGCTATTGTCGAGCGTCAAAAGAGCTTTTTTGTGCACGGCGAAATCGCCATGCGCCCCTTGGTTTTGCGGGAAATAGCTGATACGCTGGGCCTACACGAGTCGACTGTCTCGCGTGTGACAACCGGTAAATACATGCTGACCCCATTCGGGACGCTGGAATTCAAGTACTTTTTCGGCTCACACGTTTCGACAGACACCGGCGGCGCGGCCTCCTCCACAGCCATTCGCGCGCTGATCAAACAACTGATAGGAGCGGAAAACCCGAAATCGCCACTTTCAGACAGTCGCATAGCCGAACTGCTGGCGGAACAGGGCTTCGTGGTCGCACGACGTACCGTTGCGAAATACCGTGAGGCGCTCAAAATCCCGGCAGTCAACCTGCGCAAGTCTCTGTAG
- the lptC gene encoding LPS export ABC transporter periplasmic protein LptC, which yields MNQFRLTSLIPLIAMAALAGITWWLLQATMPRKTDDEVRPKEHTPDYFADNFSVSELDQSGATQYRLTAQSLIHYEDDEMSDLVKPAMRAFQPGKPIVTATGDTGTVNADASIVNLYENARILRAPGGGDPQMQADSEHFRVLVNDDVIETEKPVKLQRGMSVMTASGMKYNNVTRFMQLFGNVRGAIAASDSGH from the coding sequence ATGAACCAGTTCCGCCTGACTTCGCTGATCCCGCTCATCGCGATGGCGGCGCTCGCCGGCATCACGTGGTGGCTGCTGCAAGCCACGATGCCTCGCAAGACCGACGACGAGGTCCGCCCGAAGGAACACACGCCGGACTACTTCGCGGACAACTTCTCGGTGTCCGAACTCGACCAGTCGGGCGCGACGCAGTACCGGCTGACCGCGCAGTCGTTGATCCACTATGAGGACGACGAAATGAGCGACCTCGTCAAGCCGGCAATGCGCGCGTTCCAGCCCGGCAAGCCGATCGTCACCGCGACCGGCGACACCGGCACGGTCAACGCGGATGCGTCGATCGTCAATCTGTACGAAAATGCGCGCATCCTGCGCGCGCCCGGCGGTGGCGATCCGCAGATGCAAGCCGATTCCGAGCATTTCAGGGTCCTCGTCAACGACGATGTGATCGAGACTGAAAAGCCAGTTAAACTTCAGCGCGGCATGTCGGTGATGACTGCCAGCGGCATGAAATACAACAATGTCACCCGGTTTATGCAGCTGTTCGGCAATGTAAGAGGCGCAATCGCCGCGTCCGATTCCGGCCACTAA
- a CDS encoding KdsC family phosphatase has product MAVAPPTATERASRVKLMIFDVDGVLTDGGLLFTAEGDTMKGFNSMDGHGMKLLRQAGIETAIITGRKSGIVAARVKEMNITHVYQGVQDKPQAFADLLQQTGLTAEDCGYMGDDWVDLAVMLRVGFAAAPANSHPEVIARAHWVSEARGGHGAAREVCDTLLRAQHKYEALLAAACSGEQRGLVG; this is encoded by the coding sequence ATGGCCGTTGCCCCTCCTACCGCTACTGAACGCGCAAGCCGCGTGAAGCTGATGATTTTCGACGTCGACGGTGTACTGACCGACGGCGGCCTGCTGTTCACGGCGGAAGGCGACACGATGAAAGGCTTCAACTCGATGGACGGCCACGGCATGAAGCTGCTGCGCCAGGCCGGCATCGAAACGGCGATCATCACCGGGCGCAAGTCGGGCATCGTGGCGGCGCGGGTGAAAGAAATGAACATCACGCACGTCTACCAGGGCGTGCAGGACAAGCCGCAGGCGTTCGCCGACCTGCTGCAGCAAACCGGCCTCACCGCCGAGGACTGCGGCTACATGGGCGACGACTGGGTCGATCTCGCGGTAATGCTGCGCGTCGGCTTTGCGGCCGCGCCGGCTAATTCGCATCCCGAGGTGATCGCGCGCGCACACTGGGTCAGTGAGGCACGCGGCGGCCATGGCGCGGCGCGCGAAGTGTGCGACACGCTGCTGCGCGCGCAGCACAAATACGAAGCACTGCTTGCGGCGGCGTGCAGCGGCGAGCAACGGGGCCTCGTGGGATGA
- the kdsD gene encoding arabinose 5-phosphate isomerase KdsD, whose product MIAKINGDRALALARDVLDIEADAVRALRDQLDGGFVGAVDYILSCRGRVVVSGIGKSGHVARKLAATLASTGTPAFFVHPAEASHGDLGMVTADDVFLALSNSGETEELMAILPLIKRIGAKLIAMTGRPGSSLAQLADVHLNSGVAKEACPMNLAPTASTTAALALGDALAVAVLDARGFGRDDFARSHPGGALGRRLLTYVRDVMRTGDQLPQVTPEATVRDALFQLTAKRMGMTAIVDHEGRVTGIFTDGDLRRVLERDGDFRQLPIASVMTAGPRTIGPDHLAVEAVELMERYRINQMLVVDEKGKLIGALNMHDLFSKKVI is encoded by the coding sequence ATGATAGCGAAAATCAATGGCGACAGGGCACTCGCGCTTGCGCGTGACGTGCTCGACATCGAAGCGGACGCCGTGCGTGCGCTTCGCGACCAGCTCGACGGCGGTTTCGTCGGCGCGGTCGATTACATCCTGAGTTGCCGTGGACGCGTGGTCGTCTCCGGCATCGGTAAATCCGGCCACGTGGCCCGCAAGCTGGCGGCCACGCTGGCAAGCACCGGCACGCCCGCGTTCTTCGTGCATCCCGCGGAAGCGAGTCATGGCGACCTCGGCATGGTCACCGCCGACGACGTATTCCTCGCACTGTCCAATTCGGGCGAAACCGAGGAGTTGATGGCGATCCTGCCGCTCATCAAGCGGATCGGCGCAAAGCTGATCGCAATGACGGGCCGCCCGGGCTCCAGCCTCGCGCAGCTCGCGGATGTGCATCTGAATTCCGGCGTCGCGAAGGAAGCCTGTCCGATGAATCTCGCCCCCACCGCCAGCACCACCGCCGCGCTCGCGCTCGGCGACGCGCTCGCGGTCGCGGTGCTCGACGCGCGCGGCTTCGGCCGCGACGACTTCGCGCGCTCGCATCCGGGTGGCGCGCTCGGCCGGCGCCTGCTGACCTACGTGCGCGACGTCATGCGCACCGGCGACCAGTTGCCGCAGGTCACCCCCGAAGCAACCGTGCGCGATGCCCTCTTTCAGTTGACGGCCAAGCGCATGGGCATGACCGCGATCGTCGACCACGAGGGCCGTGTGACGGGCATCTTCACCGACGGCGACCTGCGCCGCGTGCTTGAACGCGACGGCGATTTCCGCCAGCTGCCGATCGCCTCGGTGATGACCGCCGGCCCGCGTACGATCGGTCCCGACCATCTCGCGGTCGAAGCCGTGGAACTCATGGAGCGCTATCGCATCAATCAGATGCTGGTCGTCGATGAAAAGGGCAAGCTGATCGGCGCGCTCAACATGCACGACCTGTTTTCGAAGAAGGTGATCTGA